A genome region from Vulpes lagopus strain Blue_001 chromosome 7, ASM1834538v1, whole genome shotgun sequence includes the following:
- the TPGS1 gene encoding tubulin polyglutamylase complex subunit 1 has translation MAAVEKRRPAVAPAASFTDSGRPAVSRTAAPADSEEDFLRQVGVTEMLRAALLKVLEARPEEPIAFLAHYFENMGLRSPANGGAGEPPGQLLLQQQRLGRALWHLRLAHHSQRTAFNNNVSVAYECLSASGRKKKPGLDGRTYSELLKRICRDGEAPEEVVAPLLHKIQCRDHEAVPLDVFRAGMLTCFVLLEFVARASALYRLLEDPALAVADRRVGQAVLDTLEGALQASDGAPVPARYLEAGSRLGPDSLALAMDRALVARRPSSPMTREEFLEKAAALFIAKVKPVA, from the exons ATGGCGGCGGTGGAGAAGCGGCGGCCGGCGGTGGCTCCGGCGGCCAGTTTCACGGACAGCGGCCGGCCGGCGGTGTCCCGAACAGCAGCACCGGCCGACAGCGAGGAGGACTTCCTGCGGCAGGTCGGCGTGACGGAGATGCTGCGCGCGGCGCTGCTGAAGGTGCTGGAGGCGCGGCCCGAGGAGCCGATCGCCTTCCTGGCGCACTACTTCGAGAACATGGGCCTGCGCTCGCCTGCAAACGGCGGCGCCGGGGAGCCCCCGGGTCAGCTCCTGCTGCAGCAGCAGCGCCTGGGCCGCGCGCTGTGGCACCTCCGCCTGGCTCACCACTCCCAGag GACAGCCTTCAACAACAACGTCAGCGTGGCCTACGAGTGCCTGAGCGCCAGCGGGCGCAAGAAGAAGCCGGGGCTGGACGGGCGCACCTACAGCGAGCTGCTCAAGCGCATCTGCCGCGACGGGGAGGCTCCCGAGGAGGTCGTGGCCCCCCTGCTGCACAAGATCCAGTGCCGGGACCACGAGGCCGTGCCGCTGGACGTCTTCCGCGCCGGCATGCTCACCTGCTTCGTGCTCCTGGAGTTCGTGGCGCGGGCCAGCGCCCTGTACCGGCTGCTTGAGGACCCGGCCCTGGCTGTGGCTGACCGCCGGGTGGGCCAGGCCGTGCTGGACACGCTGGAGGGGGCCCTGCAGGCCAGCGACGGGGCCCCGGTGCCTGCCCGCTACCTGGAGGCTGGCTCGCGCCTGGGCCCCGACAGCCTGGCGCTGGCCATGGACCGCGCCCTGGTGGCCCGGCGGCCCAGCTCCCCGATGACCCGGGAGGAGTTCCTGGAGAAGGCCGCCGCCCTCTTCATCGCCAAGGTCAAGCCCGTGGCCTGA
- the MADCAM1 gene encoding mucosal addressin cell adhesion molecule 1 isoform X2: MERGLALLLPVFLGLLQRGRGGPLEVEPPDSVVAVSLGGSRQLTCRLSCADRRAPSVQWRGLDTSLGAVRSDAGSSVLSVHNASLSAAGTHVCVGSCGNLTLQRTVQLLVFAFPDQLTVSPVALVAKQDREVACTAHNVTPASPEALSLSLLLGDRELGEALSREVEEEPQQGEDLLFRVTGRWLLPSLDTPTPPALRCRATMTLPGVQLSHQRAIPVLRSLTSREPPGRTSPGATLELSSTRSSESLAPPAGNSSARPCRPKIHQSPAAGGLELLCEAACGPGVAVGWTQAPGGLEAYQRREAGARAWLSVPRAGCGPEGWFQCRLDPGGQMASLYLVAEVCSPPAPPALWTGSLALGLLLLALLAYRLRKRCRPAR, from the exons ATGGAGCGGGGCCTCGCCCTCCTGCTGCCTGTCTTCCTGGGGCTCCTCCAGCGAGGCCGGG GTGGGCCGCTGGAGGTGGAGCCCCCAGACTCCGTGGTGGCCGTGTCCTTGGGCGGCTCACGGCAGCTCACCTGCCGGCTGTCGTGCGCCGACCGCAGGGCCCCGTCGGTGCAGTGGCGGGGCCTGGACACCAGCCTGGGCGCCGTGCGGTCAGACGCAGGCAGCAGCGTCCTCTCCGTGCACAACGCGTCCCTGTCGGCTGCCGGCACCCACGTGTGCGTGGGCTCCTGTGGGAACCTCACCCTCCAGCGGACCGTGCAGCTGCTGGTGTTCG CATTCCCAGACCAGCTGACTGTGTCCCCAGTGGCCCTGGTGGCCAAGCAGGACCGGGAGGTGGCCTGCACGGCCCACAACGTCACACCTGCCAGCCCCGAGGCCCTCTCCTTGTCCCTGCTCCTGGGGGACCGGGAGCTGGGGGAGGCCCTGAGCCGGGAGGTGGAAGAGGAGCCGCAGCAGGGTGAGGACCTGCTGTTCCGGGTGACGGGGCGCTGGCTGCTGCCCTCCctggacacccccaccccacccgccctCCGCTGCCGGGCAACCATGACTCTGCCCGGCGTGCAGCTGAGTCACCAGCGGGCCATTCCAG TCCTGCGCAGCCTGACCTCCCGGGAGCCCCCCGGCAGGACCTCCCCCGGGGCCACCCTAGAGCTGAGCTCCACCCGCAGCTCCGAGAGTCTTGCACCCCCGGCCGGGAACAGCTCCGCCAGGCCCTGCCGCCCCAAGATCCACCAGTCACCCGCAGCAGGGGGTCTGGAGCTGCTGTGTGAGGCGGCCTGCGGCCCCGGGGTGGCCGTGGGCTGGACGCAGGCGCCCGGGGGGCTGGAGGCCTACCAGAGGCGGGAGGCCGGGGCCCGGGCTTGGCTGAGCGTGCCCCGGGCAGGGTGCGGCCCTGAAGGCTGGTTCCAGTGTCGCCTGGACCCAGGGGGACAGATGGCCAGCCTGTACCTGGTCGCGGAAGTCT GCTCGCCGCCAGCGCCCCCAGCCCTGTGGACGGGCAGCTTGGCGCTGGGGCTGCTCCTCCTGGCGCTCCTGGCCTACCGCCTGCGGAAGCGCTGCAGGCCCGCCCGGTGA
- the MADCAM1 gene encoding mucosal addressin cell adhesion molecule 1 isoform X1, whose amino-acid sequence MGVRGWASRLRVQGRESQVGVAGVCSPGSAAGVRGGSEAGRGSCSPGSEAGGRARLSARLPAGGPLEVEPPDSVVAVSLGGSRQLTCRLSCADRRAPSVQWRGLDTSLGAVRSDAGSSVLSVHNASLSAAGTHVCVGSCGNLTLQRTVQLLVFAFPDQLTVSPVALVAKQDREVACTAHNVTPASPEALSLSLLLGDRELGEALSREVEEEPQQGEDLLFRVTGRWLLPSLDTPTPPALRCRATMTLPGVQLSHQRAIPVLRSLTSREPPGRTSPGATLELSSTRSSESLAPPAGNSSARPCRPKIHQSPAAGGLELLCEAACGPGVAVGWTQAPGGLEAYQRREAGARAWLSVPRAGCGPEGWFQCRLDPGGQMASLYLVAEVCSPPAPPALWTGSLALGLLLLALLAYRLRKRCRPAR is encoded by the exons ATGGGGGTCCGAGGCTGGGCATCAAGGTTGAGGGTCCAAGGTCGGGAATCCCAAGTCGGGGTAGCAGGggtctgcagcccggggtctgcaGCGGGGGTCCGAGGGGGGTCCGAGGCGGGGAGGGGgtcctgcagcccggggtccgAGGCTGGTGGGAGGGCGCGGCTGAGCGCGCGTCTGCCGGCAGGTGGGCCGCTGGAGGTGGAGCCCCCAGACTCCGTGGTGGCCGTGTCCTTGGGCGGCTCACGGCAGCTCACCTGCCGGCTGTCGTGCGCCGACCGCAGGGCCCCGTCGGTGCAGTGGCGGGGCCTGGACACCAGCCTGGGCGCCGTGCGGTCAGACGCAGGCAGCAGCGTCCTCTCCGTGCACAACGCGTCCCTGTCGGCTGCCGGCACCCACGTGTGCGTGGGCTCCTGTGGGAACCTCACCCTCCAGCGGACCGTGCAGCTGCTGGTGTTCG CATTCCCAGACCAGCTGACTGTGTCCCCAGTGGCCCTGGTGGCCAAGCAGGACCGGGAGGTGGCCTGCACGGCCCACAACGTCACACCTGCCAGCCCCGAGGCCCTCTCCTTGTCCCTGCTCCTGGGGGACCGGGAGCTGGGGGAGGCCCTGAGCCGGGAGGTGGAAGAGGAGCCGCAGCAGGGTGAGGACCTGCTGTTCCGGGTGACGGGGCGCTGGCTGCTGCCCTCCctggacacccccaccccacccgccctCCGCTGCCGGGCAACCATGACTCTGCCCGGCGTGCAGCTGAGTCACCAGCGGGCCATTCCAG TCCTGCGCAGCCTGACCTCCCGGGAGCCCCCCGGCAGGACCTCCCCCGGGGCCACCCTAGAGCTGAGCTCCACCCGCAGCTCCGAGAGTCTTGCACCCCCGGCCGGGAACAGCTCCGCCAGGCCCTGCCGCCCCAAGATCCACCAGTCACCCGCAGCAGGGGGTCTGGAGCTGCTGTGTGAGGCGGCCTGCGGCCCCGGGGTGGCCGTGGGCTGGACGCAGGCGCCCGGGGGGCTGGAGGCCTACCAGAGGCGGGAGGCCGGGGCCCGGGCTTGGCTGAGCGTGCCCCGGGCAGGGTGCGGCCCTGAAGGCTGGTTCCAGTGTCGCCTGGACCCAGGGGGACAGATGGCCAGCCTGTACCTGGTCGCGGAAGTCT GCTCGCCGCCAGCGCCCCCAGCCCTGTGGACGGGCAGCTTGGCGCTGGGGCTGCTCCTCCTGGCGCTCCTGGCCTACCGCCTGCGGAAGCGCTGCAGGCCCGCCCGGTGA